GAGCGACATCACCCCCAGCCAAAAACGTAATCATATTAGAAGTAGGACCACCAGGACACGCTGCTAAAATCATCACGCCTACTGCTAATGGTGGGCTAAGGGGAAACACTGATGCAATGCCAAAGCCCACAATCGGCAACACGACCAACTGCGCCACCAAGCCAATCACCACCGCTTTAGGATAGATTACAACTCGTTTGAAGTCCTCTAGGGTCAAGGTTAACCCCATACCTAACATGATAATAAATAGAGCCAAGGGCAGAAAAACAGCCGTCAGAAAATTTGCTTCCATCTTTAACCCGCGTTGGTAACAATAAAAGTTCCTCTGGATTTTACCGTATTCCCGTTAAAATTCTAGTTATTGCTTGTGACAAATCAATATAATTAACTACAAATAAATATAGATTCTCATAGAAGCGCACAGATGTACGCCCCTAAGCAAGCTTATATTTAATTCAAATGAGAATCGCTACCTGGAAGACGAGTGGTTTGTACCTCTTCTAAGGATGGTGGAGATTTAGAATAACTAGCGCTACTTTCTGGTGTTGAAAGCTCATCATTTACAACTCCATCCCATGAATAATTGCAGATTTTAGTGCGAAGTAATGTACCAAATGTCAGGTTAATTACTACAGCGAAGGAATCGATAAAAATTAGATTCAAAAAGCGATCAATCATTAGACCCCCTTGAGCTAAATTGAGCATCAAGTGATACTTGCTTTCTTACTACACATGCCACAATGTCTTTTCCAGAAATGCATGGTGTCTCATATCGTGTCCGGCTAAAGACTAGAGCGAACGCAGGGGGGCGGTTTGCGGAAATGTTTTTTCTAATCAGCACCTTAATGGTTCGATAGCTTTCTTGTCGATTCCCTCAACTCAAAATTGTTCGGAGTAATGCTCTCATATTGCCGCTCTTGCGTCTGCCCGTTAGATGTCAGACGGCAATCTCGATGCTAAGACTTGCTGTAGACGATACCACCAAATAGTCAACAACGGTTGCCCGTATTGCTCTAAATATTTAGTTGCGTTAGTTCGGATTGTCTCAGACTGAATATTCTTTAAAACCGTGTGGTAGTCAAGCTAGAACAACCGCAGACTTTTTATCGGTAGTATAGTAAATGATGTAATTATTATCTACATGAGACATGGAAGAAAATTCCTTAGCTTCAAGAACTTCAGACTCACTTACTCAGGAAGTGAAAATATTCGGTTCAGAGGAAGTAGAATTATCACTGAATGTTAATAATACATCTTACTCCTTGAAGATAGAACCTCGTGTTACATTACTAGATGCACTTCGAGAAAAGCTGGGTTTGATGGGCACTAAAAAAGCTTGCGATCGCGGTGAATGTGGTGCATGTACTGTATTAGTTAATAATCGGCGAATTAACTCTTGTATGACTCTAGCTGTAATGCACATCGGTGCTGAAATTACCACAATTGAGGGATTAGCACAAGATGGT
This portion of the Nostoc sp. GT001 genome encodes:
- a CDS encoding (2Fe-2S)-binding protein → MEENSLASRTSDSLTQEVKIFGSEEVELSLNVNNTSYSLKIEPRVTLLDALREKLGLMGTKKACDRGECGACTVLVNNRRINSCMTLAVMHIGAEITTIEGLAQDGKLHPMQTAFITHDAFQCGYCTSGQIISAVGMILEESPTSEAEIREKMSGNLCRCGAYPNIIAAIRDVLEEKEDAAI